One window from the genome of Methanoculleus sp. 7T encodes:
- a CDS encoding MASE3 domain-containing protein gives MRHENAEPGIQRSLIVFAVLLTALAATSLYSYLLFHVIAEFVTIVIAIAVFIVAWNARTMLDNSYLLVTGIGLLFVAGIELLHTLAYKGMGIFVGYDANLPTQLWIATRYLLAVTLLVAPFMIRRKPEPWKVFSIFAGISGILLLSIFVVPVFPDCYIEGVGLTPFKVWSEYIISALLALGAVAVYQRRSAFSPWVVNHLVAAIVVAIASELAFTLYVSVYGISNLIGHLLMVLSFGFIYLAFVETGIRQPYAVLFTDLVASEEQLRREKDRLRQYLDIAGALFVVLDRDGRVTLINRRTSEILGYPADAVVGEPWIERFLPPGVQARHRALFLGLMRGDAESGRYAKTPVLTADGSERIIEWHNTVLRDDAGAACGTLSSGEDITERQYAEEALRQANAKLNLLSGITRHDILNQINVARAYIDFAGEGGGDSAIPTYLERARAAVDEIQKQVEFSRDYQDLGVKAPAWQRPKDLIRESVADLALPAGVRVRTDLAGLEVYADPMVKKVFYNLIDNAVRHGGAVTEVRFSYVKCGQDLTIVCEDDGTGIPESEKEAIFREAYKRRYGHGLFLVSGILGITGMTIRETGVFGEGARFEIRVPNGGWRCGDGDV, from the coding sequence ATGAGGCACGAGAACGCGGAACCAGGCATACAGAGGTCGCTGATCGTCTTTGCAGTGCTCCTCACCGCCCTTGCAGCGACCAGCCTGTACAGTTATCTTCTCTTCCACGTCATCGCCGAATTCGTAACCATCGTTATCGCAATAGCGGTCTTCATCGTGGCGTGGAACGCCCGGACGATGCTCGACAACAGTTACCTGCTGGTCACCGGCATCGGGCTCCTCTTTGTGGCCGGCATCGAACTGCTCCACACCCTTGCGTACAAGGGGATGGGGATCTTCGTCGGCTACGACGCAAACCTCCCGACGCAGCTCTGGATCGCCACCCGCTACCTCCTTGCCGTGACCCTGCTCGTTGCGCCGTTCATGATCAGGCGGAAACCGGAGCCTTGGAAGGTCTTCTCGATCTTTGCCGGGATATCCGGGATCCTCCTTCTCTCGATCTTCGTCGTCCCGGTCTTTCCCGACTGCTACATCGAGGGCGTCGGACTGACCCCGTTCAAGGTCTGGAGCGAGTACATCATATCGGCCCTGCTCGCCCTCGGCGCCGTCGCCGTCTACCAACGGAGGAGTGCATTCTCGCCATGGGTGGTCAACCATCTGGTCGCGGCCATCGTGGTTGCGATCGCCTCGGAACTTGCCTTCACGCTCTATGTCAGCGTCTACGGGATCTCGAACCTGATCGGCCATCTCCTCATGGTGCTCTCCTTCGGGTTCATCTACCTGGCGTTCGTCGAGACCGGGATCCGTCAGCCCTACGCGGTGCTCTTCACCGATCTCGTGGCGAGCGAAGAGCAGCTCCGGCGGGAGAAAGACCGGCTCAGGCAGTATCTCGATATCGCCGGCGCCCTTTTTGTAGTCCTCGACCGTGACGGGCGAGTCACCCTCATCAACCGCCGGACGTCCGAGATCCTCGGCTACCCGGCGGATGCGGTCGTGGGCGAGCCTTGGATCGAGCGGTTCCTCCCGCCGGGGGTGCAGGCGCGCCACCGTGCGCTCTTTCTCGGGCTGATGCGAGGGGATGCCGAGTCAGGCAGGTATGCAAAGACACCGGTCCTCACTGCCGACGGGAGCGAGCGGATCATTGAGTGGCACAACACCGTGCTCCGCGACGATGCCGGCGCCGCCTGCGGAACGCTCAGCTCCGGGGAGGACATCACCGAGCGGCAGTATGCAGAGGAGGCGCTCCGGCAGGCGAACGCGAAGTTGAACCTGCTCTCCGGGATCACGCGCCACGATATCCTCAACCAGATCAACGTCGCACGCGCCTACATCGACTTTGCCGGGGAAGGCGGCGGAGATTCTGCTATCCCGACATACCTAGAGCGTGCCCGGGCTGCCGTCGACGAGATCCAGAAGCAGGTCGAGTTCAGCCGCGACTACCAGGACCTGGGGGTGAAGGCGCCCGCCTGGCAGAGGCCGAAAGACCTCATCCGGGAGAGCGTCGCCGACCTCGCCCTCCCGGCGGGGGTCCGGGTCCGGACGGACCTTGCGGGTCTTGAGGTCTACGCGGACCCGATGGTGAAGAAGGTCTTCTACAACCTCATCGACAACGCCGTCCGCCACGGCGGTGCGGTGACGGAGGTCCGGTTCTCGTACGTGAAGTGCGGGCAGGACCTGACGATCGTCTGCGAGGACGACGGCACCGGCATCCCGGAGAGCGAGAAGGAGGCGATCTTCCGGGAAGCATACAAGCGGCGCTACGGCCATGGGCTCTTTCTGGTCTCCGGGATCCTCGGGATCACCGGGATGACGATCCGGGAGACGGGGGTCTTCGGGGAAGGGGCACGGTTTGAGATCAGGGTGCCGAACGGGGGGTGGCGGTGTGGGGATGGGGATGTTTAA
- a CDS encoding PAS domain S-box protein encodes MPTSDFNSPPPKGPEVPARFADETVPYGIWICGPDGGVLYLSESYLDLAGMTLAECRGSGWARNLHPDDADAVLAAWERCTTTGTIWSCNYRILGSDGEYHAIASRGAPIRDASGRIVLWAGVNLDITGRDELQGQVKELRTLYAVSQVIGTGGADLEEVFRQTADLLPRGFRHPELVSARVVSGAAAPGFGSIVAEIAAGGLLTGHLVVETKDPVRPQERDLVNAVAAMLGAAVAQAEAKAATAASERQYRLLFDHMLDAGFLFEIVDDDSGESLGFRFIHINRQAEESLGCRGDEVAGKDLAAVAPSFSSAALDLFRRVARTGTPEHREVHSPESDTYYELKAYRPQHNRLVVIANDITDRRRAEEMLRRQRNDLDNRMRELATLYAMTGIVKRPGVSIDAILRDVAQVLPAGWHNREEAAARITVDGREYLSAGFRETPWRQESPIVVYGRTAGRVEVCYLHEQPEEDEGPFLAGERPLIDAVAERLGRIIERMRADEGLRKSEEKYRLLFEQMLESYTLYEIVRDGDGSPSDYRFIELNEKAADVFGRSREELVGRRLFDIFPAIREGARALYGEVAETGVPVQRPMQDPKTGRWYELHIYRPQAGRLAVIGQDITEQRRAEIALRKSEERFRGIFEQAGTGITLIDPEGRITGANPAFMRMFGYNKDELRLMKFHDLIYTPDREKAEALLREAASGENARREKRYVTKDGRVIWGRLTTSLLRGPEEKGLVIGMVEDITDRREMQNALRESEERFREIAQRSFDMIYTCYADRGITYISPAVTRILGYTPEEMIGVQCSDYVLEKSRPDWEEARARIVRGKPVEGLLVELLRKDGATAAVEMNESPIVEDGKVVGVQTVGRDVSDRKRYEDLRLQAFSQIEQNIEQFAILADHIRLPLQVILGMADLIEDEEVSEKIHRQVRRIDGIVKQLDEGWVESREIREFLRRNELV; translated from the coding sequence ATGCCTACGTCAGACTTCAATTCGCCCCCACCGAAAGGACCGGAAGTTCCTGCTCGGTTTGCCGACGAGACGGTCCCTTACGGCATCTGGATCTGCGGGCCCGACGGCGGGGTGCTCTATCTCTCCGAGTCCTATCTCGACCTTGCCGGAATGACACTTGCGGAGTGCCGGGGTTCTGGATGGGCACGCAACCTCCACCCGGACGACGCTGATGCGGTGCTCGCCGCATGGGAGCGCTGTACCACAACCGGCACGATCTGGAGCTGTAACTACCGCATCCTCGGCTCTGACGGAGAGTATCATGCCATCGCGAGCCGGGGCGCTCCGATCCGGGATGCCTCCGGCCGGATCGTCCTCTGGGCGGGAGTCAATCTCGACATCACCGGCCGGGACGAACTGCAAGGGCAGGTGAAGGAGCTCCGGACGCTTTACGCGGTATCCCAAGTGATCGGAACGGGCGGCGCCGACCTCGAGGAGGTCTTCCGGCAGACGGCCGACCTCCTGCCCCGTGGGTTCCGGCACCCGGAACTAGTATCGGCACGGGTCGTATCCGGTGCCGCCGCACCGGGTTTTGGAAGTATCGTTGCCGAGATCGCCGCAGGAGGTCTCCTGACAGGGCACCTCGTTGTGGAGACGAAAGACCCCGTCCGGCCGCAGGAGCGCGACCTCGTCAACGCGGTCGCTGCGATGCTCGGGGCCGCCGTCGCGCAGGCCGAGGCAAAAGCGGCGACGGCAGCCTCCGAGCGGCAGTACCGCCTCCTCTTCGATCATATGCTGGACGCCGGATTTCTCTTTGAGATCGTCGACGACGATTCGGGGGAATCCCTCGGCTTCCGGTTCATCCACATTAACCGGCAGGCCGAAGAGAGTCTCGGGTGCCGAGGGGATGAGGTCGCCGGAAAAGACCTCGCCGCGGTCGCCCCATCGTTCAGCTCTGCCGCGCTCGACCTCTTCCGCAGGGTCGCACGGACCGGGACGCCGGAGCACCGCGAGGTCCACAGCCCGGAATCCGATACCTACTACGAGCTGAAGGCATACCGGCCGCAGCACAACCGGCTCGTCGTCATCGCAAACGATATCACGGATCGGCGGCGGGCGGAAGAGATGCTCCGACGGCAGCGAAACGACCTGGATAACCGGATGAGAGAACTTGCGACCCTCTACGCCATGACCGGCATCGTCAAGCGGCCCGGAGTGTCGATCGATGCGATCCTCCGAGATGTCGCCCAAGTCCTCCCTGCCGGGTGGCATAATCGGGAGGAGGCCGCCGCTCGGATCACGGTCGACGGCCGGGAGTACCTCTCGGCCGGGTTTCGCGAGACCCCCTGGCGGCAGGAGAGCCCGATCGTCGTCTACGGCCGGACCGCCGGTAGGGTTGAGGTCTGCTATCTCCACGAGCAGCCCGAGGAAGACGAGGGGCCGTTCCTCGCCGGCGAGCGCCCCCTGATCGACGCCGTCGCGGAGCGGCTCGGCCGGATCATCGAGCGGATGCGCGCGGATGAGGGGCTCAGGAAGAGCGAGGAAAAATACCGCCTCCTCTTTGAGCAGATGCTTGAGAGTTACACGCTCTACGAGATCGTCCGAGACGGCGACGGCAGCCCCTCTGATTACCGTTTCATCGAGTTGAACGAGAAGGCGGCCGACGTCTTCGGCCGCAGCCGTGAAGAGTTGGTCGGGCGGCGACTCTTCGACATCTTCCCGGCGATCCGCGAAGGCGCCCGCGCCCTCTACGGGGAAGTCGCCGAGACGGGTGTTCCGGTGCAACGGCCGATGCAAGACCCGAAGACCGGGCGGTGGTATGAACTGCACATCTATCGCCCGCAAGCCGGGAGGCTGGCAGTCATCGGCCAAGATATTACCGAGCAGCGGAGGGCCGAGATCGCCTTGCGGAAGAGCGAAGAACGGTTCAGGGGGATCTTCGAGCAGGCAGGGACCGGGATCACGCTCATCGATCCGGAGGGGAGGATCACGGGGGCGAACCCGGCGTTCATGCGTATGTTCGGCTACAACAAGGACGAACTCCGCTTGATGAAGTTTCACGACCTGATCTACACGCCCGATAGAGAGAAGGCCGAGGCTCTCCTCCGTGAGGCGGCCTCGGGGGAGAACGCCCGCCGGGAGAAGCGCTACGTGACAAAGGACGGCAGAGTCATCTGGGGACGCCTGACCACATCCCTGCTCCGCGGCCCTGAAGAGAAGGGGCTCGTCATCGGGATGGTGGAGGACATCACCGACCGGCGAGAGATGCAGAACGCGCTCAGGGAGAGCGAAGAACGGTTCCGGGAGATTGCCCAGCGGAGTTTCGATATGATCTACACCTGCTACGCCGACCGCGGGATCACCTACATCTCTCCGGCGGTGACGCGGATCCTGGGTTATACCCCTGAAGAGATGATCGGCGTGCAGTGCAGCGACTACGTCCTCGAGAAGAGCCGTCCTGACTGGGAGGAGGCCAGGGCCCGGATTGTTCGGGGGAAGCCCGTCGAGGGGCTGCTGGTGGAACTCCTCCGGAAGGATGGGGCGACCGCGGCCGTCGAGATGAACGAGTCTCCGATTGTGGAGGATGGGAAAGTAGTCGGCGTCCAGACCGTCGGCCGGGACGTCTCCGACCGGAAACGCTACGAAGACCTTCGGCTGCAGGCTTTCAGCCAGATCGAGCAGAATATCGAGCAGTTCGCAATCCTTGCAGACCACATCCGTCTGCCCCTGCAGGTGATCCTCGGCATGGCCGACCTGATCGAGGATGAAGAGGTGTCGGAGAAGATCCATAGACAGGTCCGGCGGATCGACGGGATCGTCAAACAGCTCGACGAGGGTTGGGTCGAATCGCGCGAGATCCGGGAGTTCCTGCGCAGGAACGAACTGGTGTAG
- a CDS encoding heavy metal translocating P-type ATPase, which translates to MLQLESATLQDTGRPVVHEHEECPSCPRCRAGVCEIHRPVVDRREVAVFAVAGLLLAAGVYVEYFTPYPPAGTLLLLAAAVVSGYDVLKAGLLALIRFRFNIAVLISIAAAGAFLTANPAEGAIVLYLYAIAEFLEEYAAGRAQRSIASLLEIAPQTARVRRDGGEVTVPVGDVGVGETVIVRPGDTVPLDGTVTAGASSVDQAPITGESVPAAKGIGDEVYAGTRNVEGYMEVRVTKREEESTIARVVALVAEAQAHTSPTEAFIERFSRYYTPAVILVAGLLVVVPPLAFGVPFLEAFYRALILLVISCPCALAISTPVSMVSGITTAAHNGVLIKGRDALEAVGLAGVIVFDKTGTLTTGRLEVDDVISFGAPPAEVLAIAASLESRSGHPIAEAILRRAKEGGTTLQDVEEFASVTGRGVRGRIGGVAYLLGNESLFSEAAADGAWRAEYDRLEGEGKTVVLAGTDSAVIGLLALSDVVKEDAETTVADLKSRGIRTVMLTGDNERVGEAVARRIGIDECHAGLLPEDKVAMVERLMDRYGQVVMVGDGVNDAPALARADVGVAMGAIGSDIAIEAADIVVMEDDISRVAYLVALSEKTVSVVRQNVATALVVKLGIAGLAVVGLVTLWMAVAFGDMGLSLAVIANALRIGRPS; encoded by the coding sequence GTGTTGCAGCTGGAAAGTGCAACACTCCAGGATACCGGGAGGCCGGTCGTGCACGAGCATGAGGAGTGCCCCTCCTGCCCCCGCTGCCGTGCCGGGGTCTGCGAGATCCACAGGCCGGTCGTCGACCGCCGCGAGGTCGCGGTCTTCGCGGTCGCGGGGCTCCTCCTTGCGGCAGGAGTATACGTCGAGTATTTCACTCCGTATCCCCCCGCAGGAACACTCCTGCTGCTCGCCGCCGCAGTCGTATCCGGCTACGACGTCCTGAAGGCCGGGCTCCTCGCCCTCATCCGGTTCAGGTTCAACATCGCCGTGCTCATCTCGATCGCGGCGGCGGGCGCGTTCCTGACCGCCAACCCCGCCGAGGGAGCAATCGTCCTCTACCTCTACGCCATCGCCGAGTTCTTGGAGGAGTATGCGGCCGGGAGAGCGCAGCGCTCGATCGCATCGCTCCTTGAGATCGCGCCGCAGACGGCCCGGGTCCGGCGGGACGGCGGGGAGGTGACCGTCCCTGTCGGCGACGTCGGCGTGGGAGAGACCGTGATCGTCAGGCCGGGCGATACGGTCCCGCTTGACGGCACCGTCACTGCCGGCGCTTCCTCGGTCGACCAGGCACCGATCACGGGAGAGAGCGTCCCGGCGGCAAAGGGTATCGGGGACGAGGTTTACGCCGGGACCCGAAACGTGGAAGGCTACATGGAAGTTCGGGTGACGAAGCGGGAAGAGGAGAGCACGATAGCACGCGTCGTGGCCTTGGTCGCGGAGGCCCAGGCGCACACCTCCCCCACCGAGGCGTTCATCGAACGGTTCTCCCGCTACTATACGCCGGCGGTCATCCTCGTCGCCGGGCTCCTCGTCGTGGTCCCGCCGCTCGCCTTCGGCGTCCCGTTCCTCGAGGCGTTCTACCGGGCGCTGATCCTGCTCGTCATCTCCTGCCCCTGTGCGCTTGCGATATCCACCCCGGTCTCGATGGTCTCGGGGATCACGACCGCGGCGCATAACGGCGTGCTCATCAAGGGCCGGGACGCCCTCGAGGCCGTGGGGCTCGCCGGGGTGATCGTCTTCGACAAGACCGGGACGCTCACGACCGGGAGGCTCGAGGTCGACGACGTCATCTCCTTTGGGGCGCCTCCGGCCGAGGTGCTCGCGATCGCCGCATCGCTTGAGTCGCGCTCCGGCCACCCGATCGCGGAAGCAATCCTGCGGCGGGCGAAAGAGGGGGGCACCACCCTTCAGGATGTAGAGGAGTTCGCGTCGGTCACCGGCAGGGGCGTCCGGGGGAGGATCGGCGGTGTGGCCTATCTCCTCGGGAACGAGTCGCTCTTTTCGGAGGCCGCCGCCGACGGGGCGTGGCGGGCGGAGTACGACCGTCTGGAGGGAGAGGGCAAGACCGTCGTCCTCGCCGGCACCGACTCGGCGGTCATCGGGCTTCTTGCCCTCTCGGACGTCGTCAAGGAGGATGCCGAGACGACGGTTGCCGACCTCAAATCGAGGGGCATCAGGACGGTGATGCTCACCGGGGACAACGAGCGCGTCGGGGAAGCGGTGGCCCGCCGCATCGGGATCGACGAGTGCCATGCCGGGCTCCTCCCTGAGGATAAGGTGGCGATGGTCGAGCGGCTGATGGACCGCTACGGCCAGGTGGTGATGGTCGGCGACGGCGTGAACGACGCACCGGCGCTGGCCCGTGCGGACGTCGGGGTTGCGATGGGGGCCATCGGGTCCGATATCGCGATCGAGGCGGCCGACATCGTCGTGATGGAGGACGATATCTCACGGGTCGCCTACCTCGTGGCCCTCTCGGAGAAGACGGTCTCGGTCGTGCGGCAGAACGTCGCCACCGCGCTCGTGGTGAAACTCGGCATCGCCGGGCTCGCCGTCGTGGGCCTGGTCACCCTCTGGATGGCGGTGGCGTTCGGGGATATGGGGCTCTCCCTTGCGGTCATCGCAAACGCCCTGCGGATCGGCCGGCCGTCCTGA
- a CDS encoding cupin domain-containing protein, whose protein sequence is MHRTVLLLLACLLLSAGCLTTSQPPAETKVMLITPADPLPIFDGRATLTNLIGEGTPKIPGNYSLAYVVIPPGNATPPHRLIESTELIYMIGGAAEIRCDNETVTAREGEAVLLPEGVLQSIASVGEVDLCYLSVVQPPYTAAIEMSGDELAMLNMTTDKKPIVVADPKKGIEWNATSDTVVYTLMNPVLMSELALPIDYSLAYGEIRPGGYLDYDGINGSSDLLYVIEGELEVATPDGETVRVPAGNAAYLLPDQVKASRNAASSVTKILSFVDPAWTEEKTGLWK, encoded by the coding sequence ATGCACAGAACTGTTCTACTTCTCCTAGCGTGCCTGCTCCTCTCCGCCGGTTGCCTCACCACGAGCCAGCCCCCGGCAGAGACGAAGGTCATGCTGATCACCCCGGCAGACCCGCTCCCCATCTTCGATGGCCGGGCGACCCTCACGAACCTCATCGGCGAGGGGACACCGAAGATCCCGGGCAACTACAGCCTCGCGTACGTCGTCATCCCGCCCGGAAATGCGACGCCCCCGCATCGGTTGATCGAGAGCACCGAACTCATCTATATGATCGGCGGAGCGGCGGAGATCCGCTGCGACAACGAGACGGTGACCGCCCGTGAAGGAGAGGCCGTGCTCCTGCCGGAAGGGGTGCTGCAGTCGATAGCCTCGGTCGGGGAAGTCGACCTCTGCTACCTCTCCGTGGTCCAGCCGCCCTATACCGCTGCAATCGAGATGTCTGGGGACGAACTTGCTATGCTCAACATGACTACGGACAAAAAACCGATCGTCGTCGCCGACCCCAAGAAGGGAATTGAGTGGAACGCCACGTCCGATACCGTCGTCTATACGCTTATGAACCCGGTGCTGATGAGCGAACTCGCTCTCCCGATCGACTACAGCCTCGCGTACGGGGAGATCCGGCCGGGCGGATACCTCGATTACGACGGGATCAACGGCTCTTCCGACCTGCTCTACGTTATCGAGGGGGAACTCGAGGTCGCCACCCCCGATGGGGAAACGGTACGGGTTCCTGCCGGGAATGCTGCGTACCTCCTGCCGGATCAGGTGAAGGCGTCTCGGAACGCCGCAAGTTCGGTGACGAAGATCCTCTCGTTCGTCGATCCGGCATGGACGGAGGAGAAGACCGGCCTCTGGAAGTGA
- a CDS encoding PAS domain S-box protein produces the protein MHECTPACDDTPALSAVMDALDEGLLVISPDNRVACINRRLRHILGIDRGVLCGTDADQFVRQDLAPRICEEPCRAEVIACLSDRCEDAEFLCTLRSADGGEERFRCSCRSVREGPFPGMRLIRLCSDPQRSEEVQGHPIHRSSADAAERRRIEEVLRESENKYQFLIENLNEGVWLVDTRGVTVFVNRKMADILGYPVAEMIGAPVFAFVDEEGAGPAKEHLRRLGEGTREVFEFEFVHKSGARISVLMATAPIIGADGVCRGSLAGVLDVTSQKRMEAQLRESEEKYRSLVELSAEATLIHRDGKIAYINPAGMRLLGALHPEEVIGKAVFDIVHSGARGRLGNLIVRDLQGEETPLVELQVVRLDGTTVPVEGRGTRTIFEGRPAVQVVMRDITQRKYAEEQLQASNRYLMLLNRIIGTSASAHSPGELLETALTQTLDLLGYDGGAIYSLNAGESRVALQCRRNISEGCLERAESVLDELCAGLPRYLERRRGPETADCSRLLREFEFTALACIPLIVESDVVGALLVGRRVRESFSPGERAILEAVGREIGAGILRGMLYRRLEAANMEANLYLDILTHDIRNADNVANTYADLLIDELEGEPARHAKKLKDGIRKSIEITANVATIRRIHENRVELRPIDLHTVILDEIAHFPDLRIRYDGQPEAVLADDLLTEVFTNLIGNAAKHGGPDVEVTVTVEDHDDGTVVVTVADTGPGVPDEIKEGIFYRFERESGRRGSQGLGLSICRMLVMRYGGRIWVDDRVAGRPEEGAAFRFTLRKAGSDRKT, from the coding sequence ATGCACGAATGTACCCCGGCATGCGATGATACCCCTGCACTTTCCGCCGTCATGGATGCGCTCGACGAGGGGCTGCTTGTCATCAGCCCCGACAACCGGGTGGCCTGCATCAACAGGCGCCTCCGGCACATCCTTGGCATCGACCGAGGCGTACTCTGCGGGACCGATGCGGACCAGTTCGTCCGTCAGGACCTAGCACCCCGGATCTGCGAGGAGCCGTGCAGGGCGGAGGTCATAGCGTGTCTCTCCGACCGTTGCGAGGATGCTGAATTTTTATGCACCCTCCGATCGGCCGACGGCGGGGAAGAGCGGTTCCGCTGCTCGTGCCGGAGTGTGCGCGAGGGGCCGTTCCCGGGAATGCGGCTTATCCGGCTCTGTTCAGACCCGCAGCGGTCCGAAGAGGTGCAGGGGCATCCTATTCACCGCTCTTCGGCCGACGCCGCTGAACGGAGGCGGATAGAGGAGGTTCTGCGGGAGAGCGAGAACAAGTACCAGTTCCTTATCGAGAACCTCAACGAGGGCGTCTGGCTGGTCGACACACGGGGTGTTACAGTCTTTGTCAACCGGAAGATGGCCGATATCCTCGGCTACCCGGTCGCCGAGATGATCGGGGCGCCGGTCTTTGCATTCGTCGATGAAGAAGGCGCCGGGCCTGCGAAGGAGCACCTGCGGCGCCTTGGGGAGGGCACGCGGGAGGTCTTCGAGTTCGAGTTCGTCCATAAGAGCGGCGCCCGCATCTCTGTGCTGATGGCGACCGCCCCGATCATCGGTGCCGACGGCGTCTGCCGCGGGTCTCTTGCCGGAGTCCTCGACGTCACCTCGCAGAAACGCATGGAGGCGCAGCTCCGAGAGAGCGAGGAGAAGTACCGCTCTCTGGTCGAACTCTCCGCCGAAGCGACCCTGATCCACCGCGACGGGAAGATCGCGTACATCAACCCCGCCGGTATGAGGCTGCTCGGCGCTTTACACCCTGAAGAAGTCATCGGGAAGGCCGTCTTCGACATCGTCCACTCGGGAGCCCGGGGCCGGCTCGGGAACCTCATCGTGCGAGACCTCCAAGGAGAGGAGACGCCGCTCGTCGAGTTGCAGGTCGTCAGGCTCGACGGGACGACGGTTCCCGTCGAGGGCAGAGGCACACGGACGATCTTCGAGGGCCGGCCCGCGGTCCAGGTCGTTATGCGGGATATCACCCAGCGGAAGTACGCAGAGGAGCAACTGCAGGCAAGCAACCGGTATCTTATGTTGCTGAACCGGATCATCGGCACGTCCGCGTCGGCCCATTCGCCGGGGGAGTTATTGGAGACGGCGCTCACTCAGACACTCGACCTCCTCGGCTACGACGGGGGTGCCATCTACAGTCTCAATGCCGGAGAGAGCCGGGTCGCGCTCCAGTGCCGGCGGAATATCTCGGAAGGGTGCCTCGAGCGGGCGGAGAGCGTCCTCGATGAGTTGTGCGCCGGCCTTCCCCGCTACCTTGAACGGAGGCGGGGCCCGGAGACCGCTGACTGTTCTCGTCTCCTCCGGGAATTCGAGTTCACCGCACTCGCCTGCATCCCGCTCATCGTCGAATCCGACGTCGTCGGGGCGCTTCTCGTCGGGAGACGGGTCAGGGAATCCTTCTCTCCCGGCGAGCGTGCGATCCTCGAAGCGGTCGGCAGGGAGATCGGGGCCGGTATTCTGCGGGGGATGCTCTACCGGAGGCTTGAGGCGGCAAACATGGAGGCGAACCTCTACCTGGATATCCTCACCCACGATATCCGGAACGCAGACAACGTCGCGAACACCTACGCCGACCTCCTTATCGACGAACTCGAGGGAGAACCGGCCCGGCACGCCAAGAAACTGAAGGACGGGATCAGGAAGAGTATCGAGATTACGGCGAACGTCGCCACCATCAGAAGGATCCACGAGAACCGGGTCGAACTCAGACCCATCGACCTCCATACTGTCATCTTGGATGAGATTGCTCACTTCCCCGATCTCCGCATCCGCTACGACGGGCAGCCGGAGGCAGTCCTCGCCGATGACCTCCTCACCGAGGTCTTCACAAACCTGATCGGCAACGCCGCGAAGCACGGAGGACCGGACGTTGAGGTCACGGTGACGGTCGAGGACCACGACGACGGGACCGTAGTCGTCACCGTCGCCGACACCGGCCCCGGCGTCCCGGACGAGATAAAAGAGGGGATCTTCTACCGGTTCGAGCGAGAAAGCGGCAGAAGAGGGAGCCAAGGCCTCGGCCTCTCGATATGCAGGATGCTTGTTATGCGCTACGGCGGCAGGATCTGGGTCGACGACCGCGTAGCGGGCCGGCCGGAGGAGGGCGCGGCCTTCCGGTTCACCCTCCGGAAGGCCGGAAGCGACAGGAAGACCTGA
- a CDS encoding SHOCT domain-containing protein, whose protein sequence is MFEGWLAFPFFGWGMMLLWLLVFLVVGILVYRDANRRGMNGLLWFVLVILPMVGLIFLILYLVLREPGGVQPVPVGDTAMDVLRQRYARGEIDEEEFRKRKEELERRD, encoded by the coding sequence ATGTTTGAGGGGTGGCTTGCGTTCCCGTTCTTTGGGTGGGGCATGATGCTCCTCTGGCTGCTCGTCTTCCTCGTCGTCGGCATCCTGGTCTACCGGGACGCGAACCGCCGGGGAATGAACGGCCTGCTCTGGTTCGTCCTCGTCATCCTCCCCATGGTCGGGCTCATCTTCCTCATCCTCTACCTGGTGCTCCGGGAGCCCGGAGGGGTGCAGCCGGTTCCGGTCGGGGATACGGCGATGGATGTGCTCCGGCAGCGCTACGCGCGGGGCGAGATCGACGAAGAGGAGTTCCGGAAGCGCAAGGAGGAACTGGAGCGGAGGGACTGA